Proteins encoded together in one Terriglobus saanensis SP1PR4 window:
- a CDS encoding prolyl oligopeptidase family serine peptidase encodes MRAATVLLLVSTFGLAAQQPRSSTMFSYPKAHTGPQTDTYFGTKVADPFRWLEDLDSPETRAWIDAENKVTADYLAPLTTRPAIQKRLEQIVNFERYGSPEKHGSRYFYGHNTGLQNQTPVYWAEGLTGEPHILIDPNTLAKDGTIALNSLSITDDGTLAATALAEAGSDWQKIHVREVATGRELPDVIQWTKFGGAAWLLDNSGFFYGGYDAPPDGDALKATNYFMKIFFHKLGTPQSEDKMIFERKDDKEIFLGTGVTDEGRYLIVYQGKGTSPNNVLAIKDLSHPDAKILNLIDKPDAAYSPIGNNGTRFWLLTTLDASNGKVIEVDLEHPEREYWKTIVPESKSKLESVTLVHRTLIANYLTDARNEVKLFSEEGKPLGTVELPGVGTVGGFGGKREDTETFYTFTNFTTPGTVYRLDLATGKSSIYREPKLSFQPAEFETKQVFVTSKDGTKIPVFLSYKKGLKLDGNNPTILYAYGGFGVSLTPAFSSSRIFWMQQGGIYAQAGLRGGGEYGETWHEAGMKLKKQNVFDDFIACAEWLIANKYTSTPKLAIQGGSNGGLLVGAVTTQRPELFGATLPAVGVMDMLRFDKFTVGWGWKQEYGSPSEDEAEFHAIYKYSPLHTLKPGTKYPATMITTADHDDRVFPAHSFKFAAQMQADQAGPAPVLIRIETRAGHGGGMPITKQLEMSTDIYAFLIKELKMTPQL; translated from the coding sequence ATGCGCGCTGCCACCGTTCTTCTCCTGGTTTCCACCTTCGGCCTCGCGGCACAGCAACCAAGGAGTTCTACCATGTTTTCCTATCCCAAAGCGCACACCGGCCCGCAGACAGACACCTACTTTGGCACCAAGGTGGCCGACCCGTTTCGCTGGCTTGAGGACCTCGACTCGCCGGAAACGCGCGCCTGGATCGATGCGGAAAACAAGGTCACGGCGGACTACCTCGCTCCGCTGACCACACGGCCTGCGATTCAGAAGCGACTGGAGCAGATCGTGAACTTCGAGCGCTACGGATCGCCGGAGAAACACGGCTCGCGCTACTTCTACGGACACAACACGGGTCTGCAGAACCAGACGCCGGTCTATTGGGCCGAAGGCCTGACGGGTGAGCCGCATATCCTGATCGATCCGAACACGCTGGCGAAGGACGGCACCATCGCGCTGAACTCCCTTTCGATCACGGACGATGGCACGCTCGCCGCGACTGCGCTTGCAGAGGCCGGAAGCGACTGGCAGAAGATCCATGTGCGCGAAGTGGCGACGGGGCGCGAGCTTCCTGACGTGATTCAGTGGACGAAGTTTGGCGGAGCCGCCTGGCTGCTGGACAACTCCGGATTCTTCTACGGTGGCTATGACGCTCCACCGGATGGCGATGCGTTGAAGGCCACGAACTATTTCATGAAGATCTTCTTCCATAAACTCGGCACACCGCAGAGCGAAGACAAGATGATCTTCGAGCGGAAGGATGACAAGGAGATCTTCCTTGGAACGGGCGTCACGGACGAGGGGCGCTACCTGATCGTCTACCAGGGCAAGGGCACCAGTCCGAACAACGTGCTGGCGATCAAAGACCTCTCACATCCCGATGCGAAGATCCTGAACCTGATCGACAAGCCGGACGCTGCGTATTCGCCCATCGGCAATAACGGAACACGCTTCTGGCTGCTGACGACGCTCGACGCTTCCAATGGCAAGGTGATCGAGGTCGACCTGGAGCATCCCGAGCGCGAGTATTGGAAGACGATCGTCCCAGAGTCCAAGAGCAAGCTGGAGTCGGTCACGCTGGTGCATCGCACGCTGATTGCGAACTACCTGACGGACGCGCGCAACGAAGTGAAGCTCTTCAGCGAAGAAGGCAAGCCGCTGGGGACAGTGGAGCTTCCCGGAGTTGGCACTGTGGGCGGCTTTGGCGGCAAGCGTGAGGACACGGAGACCTTCTATACCTTCACGAACTTCACTACGCCAGGGACGGTCTATCGCCTCGACCTGGCCACGGGAAAGAGCAGCATCTATCGTGAACCCAAGCTCTCCTTCCAGCCTGCGGAGTTCGAGACGAAGCAGGTCTTTGTCACGTCGAAAGATGGCACGAAGATTCCTGTTTTCCTTTCGTACAAGAAAGGCCTGAAGCTGGATGGCAATAATCCCACGATTCTTTATGCCTACGGCGGTTTCGGCGTTTCGCTGACGCCCGCCTTTTCGTCGTCCCGGATCTTCTGGATGCAACAAGGCGGTATCTACGCGCAGGCTGGTCTGCGTGGCGGTGGAGAGTACGGCGAGACGTGGCACGAGGCGGGCATGAAGCTGAAGAAACAGAATGTCTTTGACGACTTCATCGCATGCGCGGAGTGGCTGATTGCCAACAAGTACACTTCCACGCCAAAGCTTGCGATTCAAGGCGGGTCGAATGGCGGTCTGCTGGTGGGCGCGGTCACCACGCAGCGGCCTGAGTTGTTTGGCGCGACTCTACCTGCGGTCGGCGTGATGGATATGCTGCGCTTCGACAAGTTCACCGTGGGCTGGGGATGGAAGCAGGAGTACGGTTCGCCTTCGGAGGACGAAGCGGAGTTCCACGCGATCTACAAGTACTCTCCGTTGCACACGCTGAAGCCGGGAACGAAGTATCCCGCAACGATGATCACGACGGCAGACCACGACGACCGCGTCTTCCCCGCGCACAGCTTCAAGTTCGCAGCGCAGATGCAGGCAGACCAGGCAGGACCTGCGCCGGTGCTGATCCGCATCGAGACGCGCGCCGGACACGGTGGCGGCATGCCAATCACCAAACAACTTGAGATGAGCACGGACATCTATGCGTTCCTGATCAAGGAACTGAAGATGACACCGCAGCTGTAA